The Pseudomonadota bacterium genome contains the following window.
GAGCGTCGCAGGCACTCACCGCCCGATAGGTCGTCTCTTTCACGGCAGGCATTGTCTTTTGGGGCTCGAAACACGACAACATGCGTGTGAACGACCCTCAGTCCACTGCTTTGTGCGGCGTGCGAACGATGCACAGGGTGCAGCGGGGCTTCTCGTTGCTCGAGCTCATCGTGTCCATCGGCATCATCGGGGCGTCGCTCATCCTCGTGGTGGGCATCTTCACCGTGCTCATCAGCGGGAGCCAGAAGGCCTCAGACCTCACCAGCGGAAGCGTCGTGGCCGATGGTCTTCTGTCGCAGAGCATCTATCAGGTCAACAGCTCGTCGCTGGCCCTCACCATCTTCAACCAGGTCTACAGCACGCCCTATCTCTTTCGGGGCGGTACCTACCAGCTGAACAACACGGTCTACTTCTACAAGATCTATCTCACCGACGTGCAGGCGGGAAACGCGGATCTGAAGTGGTCGGGGGTCGACAACGGGAACGGTGGTGACGCCAACCTGAAGCGCTTCGACGCGGTGGTGTGGTGGA
Protein-coding sequences here:
- a CDS encoding type II secretion system protein, giving the protein MQRGFSLLELIVSIGIIGASLILVVGIFTVLISGSQKASDLTSGSVVADGLLSQSIYQVNSSSLALTIFNQVYSTPYLFRGGTYQLNNTVYFYKIYLTDVQAGNADLKWSGVDNGNGGDANLKRFDAVVWWNDASAAAQTSASNLSKNQSAQAQGQGVQEVHQMRILWPNGTF